Below is a genomic region from Leptospira yasudae.
AATTAGGCGTTGAATTCAAGAATCGCGGTGGAACCGGAGCTCGAAAAAATCTCAAAACTTCCTTTGATCTGTTTCGTTAAAATCTGAATCAGTGTAAAACCCGAAGTTTTCGGTTTTTGCCAAACCTTAGAATCGGAAATTCCCGAACCGTCGTCCACAATCCGAAGACGATACTTGTTTCCTTCCTTTTGAAAGCGAACATTTACCGTTCCTTTATCCCCCGGAAACGCGTGTTTTAGGGAATTGGAAAGTAGTTCACTGAAGATCATCGCGCACGGAAGAGCGCTCTCGATTCTTAGATAAGTTTGCTCCGTCGAATTTTCAATTTTAACCGTTCGTTTACCGAGTTTATCGGAGAGGTTTTTGATGATCCCGTCGATCACCTCCGCAAAATCGATGTCGAAATAATTTTCGGACTTATACAGATAGTTGTGCACTTCCGAAATCGCAAGGATACGATCCTGAAAATCCGAAAGAATACTCTGAAGATTTCCCTTGTCCGAACCGCTGTGCATTTCCACCAAACCGGAAAGAACCTGGAGATTATTCCGCACACGATGGTGAATTTCCTGAATCAATTCGTTTTTCTCTTTCACCGAACCGTGAAGCGTTCTTACGGCGATGATCGCTACGATGGAATACATGATAAACAATGCGATACGATCGGCGATGTGAATTACGTTGTTATCCTGTTCCTGATAAAATTCTTCCACAAAAATCAAAAACAAACAGTAAAGAGCGATGAGAATGGTTTGTTTTACGTTCGTAAAATATAAGAAAATCATAATGAATATCGAGAGT
It encodes:
- a CDS encoding sensor histidine kinase, whose amino-acid sequence is MSLLRFTDRIYKEKDYLTRNKAFHLFIFNVASVLLGLFVNSYIWLTKGYFLRPGFSIMMIASLLSLILLVRKKFEIALKIVLVASVVSVSVGWFFGFSKGAVALDEANRNIVLSIFIMIFLYFTNVKQTILIALYCLFLIFVEEFYQEQDNNVIHIADRIALFIMYSIVAIIAVRTLHGSVKEKNELIQEIHHRVRNNLQVLSGLVEMHSGSDKGNLQSILSDFQDRILAISEVHNYLYKSENYFDIDFAEVIDGIIKNLSDKLGKRTVKIENSTEQTYLRIESALPCAMIFSELLSNSLKHAFPGDKGTVNVRFQKEGNKYRLRIVDDGSGISDSKVWQKPKTSGFTLIQILTKQIKGSFEIFSSSGSTAILEFNA